The following proteins are co-located in the Amyelois transitella isolate CPQ chromosome W, ilAmyTran1.1, whole genome shotgun sequence genome:
- the LOC132904137 gene encoding uncharacterized protein LOC132904137, translating into MEITDVQALLYELRQFRDEYREDRAADRRLSEILTESLTKVNLRLDESDKRYEQLQARVDSLEQQMKLQAKARPFVASDVEQSLKESIANLKAELNERDQDLLLNDVEMTCIVEQPGESLQHIAITLADKLGVKLKSEDLVSVSCVGPLVARSGAAAAVPAGGQGPRPVVVRLARRALRDELIRAARVRRGATTEGTGLPGPARRFFINERLTKVNRHLFRRARELATQYKWRFAWTREGRIYVRQHQAPDSPRIRIRNDQDLNGVFGLGVVVCSTGQ; encoded by the coding sequence ATGGAGATAACCGACGTCCAGGCGCTGCTTTACGAGCTGCGCCAGTTCAGAGATGAGTATAGGGAGGATAGGGCCGCTGATAGAAGGCTTAGCGAAATCCTCACCGAATCTTTGACCAAAGTTAACCTGAGGCTGGATGAAAGTGACAAAAGGTATGAACAGCTTCAAGCGCGGGTGGATAGTCTCGAACAGCAGATGAAGTTGCAGGCGAAAGCACGGCCTTTTGTAGCGAGCGATGTCGAGCAGTCTCTCAAAGAATCGATTGCTAACCTGAAGGCTGAGCTAAACGAGCGAGATCAGGACCTACTGCTCAATGATGTGGAGATGACATGCATAGTGGAACAGCCAGGGGAGAGTCTACAACATATCGCGATAACGCTGGCAGATAAGCTGGGTGTGAAGCTGAAGAGCGAGGATCTGGTGAGCGTGTCCTGTGTCGGGCCTCTGGTCGCGCGGTCtggtgcggcggcggcggtgcCGGCGGGCGGGCAGGGTCCGCGGCCGGTCGTCGTGCGGCTGGCCCGCCGGGCGCTTCGCGACGAGCTCATTCGGGCGGCGCGCGTGCGCCGCGGCGCTACGACTGAGGGCACTGGACTCCCTGGGCCTGCCCGCCGATTCTTCATCAATGAACGGCTGACAAAAGTCAACCGTCACCTATTTCGTCGAGCTCGTGAACTTGCCACGCAATACAAGTGGCGCTTTGCCTGGACAAGAGAGGGCCGTATCTACGTTCGGCAACACCAGGCACCGGACTCGCCTCGCATCCGTATTCGCAATGATCAGGACCTTAATGGTGTTTTTGGACTGGGCGTCGTCGTTTGTTCTACTggtcaataa